A region of Vitis vinifera cultivar Pinot Noir 40024 chromosome 13, ASM3070453v1 DNA encodes the following proteins:
- the LOC104877378 gene encoding putative disease resistance protein At3g14460, whose translation MIERLPESICCLCNLQTMMLSKCRCLLELPSKMRKLINLRYLDISGSNSLKEMPNDIDQLKSLQKLPNFTVVGESGFRFGELWKLSDIRGKLEISKMENVVGVEDALQAHMKDKKYLDELSLNWSHYRIGDYVRQSGATDDILNRLTPHPNLKKLSIGGYPGLTFPDWLGDGSFSNLVSLQLSNCGNCSTLPPLGQLPCLEHIKISEMSGVVRVGSEFYGNSSSLLHSSFPSLHTLSFEDMSNWEKWLCCGGRHGEFPRLQELSISDCPKLTGELPMHLPSLKELNLRNCPQLLVPTLNVPAARALQLKRQTCGFFIASQTSEIEISDVSQLKQLPVVPHSLYIRKCDSVESLLEEEILQTNMYRLKICDSSFSRSPSKVGLPTTLRSLSISDFSRVDLLLPELFRCHHPVLENLSINGGTCDSLSLSFSILDIFPRLTYFEIYGLKGLEELCISISEGDPTSLSNLKIYGCPNLVYIQLPALDLMCHEICNCSNLKLLAHTHSSLQKLSLEDCPELLLHREGLPSNLRELEIWTCNQLTPQLDWDLQRLTSLTHFRIYGGCEDVELFPKECLLPSSLTHLSIGNLPNLKSLDSRGLQQLTSLLQLHIGNCPELQFSTGSVLQRLISLKELRIWSCRRLQSLTEAGLHHLTTLETLRISGCPKVQYLTKERLPDSLSYLFVYDCPSLEQRCQFEKGQEWRYISHIPKILINRVLF comes from the coding sequence ATGATTGAAAGATTACCTGAATCAATATGTTGTTTGTGCAATTTACAAACAATGATGTTGAGTAAATGTAGGTGTCTTCTTGAATTGCCTTCAAAAATGAGGAAGTTGATTAATTTGCGCTATCTTGATATTAGTGGGTCTAATTCATTGAAAGAAATGCCAAATGATATAGATCAATTAAAAAGTTTGCAGAAATTGCCTAATTTTACTGTGGTCGGAGAAAGTGGATTCAGATTTGGAGAATTGTGGAAGCTTTCAGATATTAGAGGAAaacttgaaatttcaaaaatggaGAATGTGGTGGGTGTTGAGGATGCATTGCAGGCGCATATGAAGGATAAGAAATACCTTGATGAGTTATCCTTGAATTGGAGTCACTACCGGATTGGGGATTATGTTAGACAAAGTGGGGCAACAGATGATATTCTTAATAGGCTAACACCtcatccaaatttaaaaaagttgTCCATTGGAGGGTATCCTGGTCTAACATTTCCAGATTGGCTTGGAGATGGATCATTTTCAAATCTCGTGTCCCTTCAGCTTTCAAATTGTGGGAATTGCTCAACATTGCCGCCATTGGGGCAGCTACCTTGTCTTGAACATATAAAGATCTCAGAAATGAGTGGAGTAGTGAGGGTGGGTAGTGAGTTTTATGGGAATTCTTCTTCCTTGCTGCATTCCTCATTCCCATCCCTGCACACTCTATCATTTGAAGATATGTCCAATTGGGAGAAATGGTTATGTTGTGGAGGCAGACATGGAGAATTCCCTCGTCTCCAGGAGCTTTCTATAAGTGACTGTCCAAAACTCACTGGGGAATTACCAATGCACCTTCCTTCATTGAAGGAACTTAACCTTCGAAATTGCCCACAGCTGCTTGTGCCTACACTCAACGTTCCTGCTGCCCGTGCATTGCAGTTGAAAAGGCAAACTTGTGGCTTCTTCATAGCTAGTCAAACTtcagaaattgaaatttcagaCGTCTCTCAGTTGAAGCAACTTCCTGTGGTACCCCACAGTCTCTACATTAGAAAATGTGATTCTGTGGAGTCTCTACTAGAGGAGGAAATCCTGCAAACCAACATGTACAGATTGAAAATTTGTGACTCTTCTTTTTCCAGGTCCCCGAGCAAAGTTGGTTTACCCACTACATTGAGATCACTATCGATCTCCGACTTTTCCAGAGTGGACCTTCTTCTACCTGAGTTGTTCAGATGCCATCACCCGGTCCTCGAAAATCTATCAATCAATGGCGGTACATGTGATTCTCTCTCGTTGTCCTTCTCAATATTGGACATCTTCCCCAGGTTGACTTATTTCGAAATATATGGTCTTAAGGGGCTTGAGGAGCTCTGCATCTCGATTTCAGAGGGGGATCCCACATCTCTTAGTAATTTGAAGATCTATGGGTGCCCTAATCTTGTATACATCCAACTGCCCGCTCTCGATTTGATGTGCCATGAGATTTGCAATTGCTCCAATCTCAAATTGCTGGCGCACACCCATTCATCTCTGCAGAAACTGAGTTTAGAGGATTGTCCAGAATTGTTGTTGCACAGAGAGGGTTTGCCTTCCAACCTAAGGGAACTTGAAATATGGACCTGCAACCAACTCACGCCACAGCTGGACTGGGATTTGCAAAGACTGACCTCTCTTACTCATTTCAGAATCTATGGTGGATGTGAAGACGTGGAATTATTTCCCAAGGAGTGTCTGCTGCCTTCTTCTCTAACTCATCTTTCAATCGGGAATCTTCCAAATCTCAAGTCTCTTGACAGCAGGGGGCTTCAACAACTCACCTCTCTTCTACAATTACACATCGGGAACTGCCCTGAGCTCCAATTCTCAACAGGATCTGTTCTTCAACGCCTTATCTCTCTCAAGGAATTACGAATCTGGTCGTGCCGAAGGCTCCAATCCTTGACAGAAGCGGGTCTTCACCACCTCACGACTCTTGAAACCTTAAGAATCAGCGGCTGCCCTAAGGTCCAGTACTTGACAAAAGAGAGACTGCCAGACTCCCTCTCTTATCTGTTTGTCTACGATTGTCCTTCACTGGAACAACGGTGCCAATTTGAGAAAGGGCAAGAATGGCGTTATATATCTCACATTCCAAAAATATTGATCAATCGTGTGCTATTTTAA